Genomic DNA from Acomys russatus chromosome 24, mAcoRus1.1, whole genome shotgun sequence:
TACTGGGATTTGCTTTAAGTTTAAGAatcaggccagtgagatgacatCGCACCTGTGTGATGGTTAGTATTGTCTGCAGGACCTAGGTTCACCTAGGaggactggcaagatggttcatcAGAAAGGTGCTTATcaccaagcctggtggcctgagttctcATACGATCGAAAGAGAGGATCCATTCCCACAAGTTACACAcagtcattcacacacacaccggtgggtgggtaggggctatgctaaataaataaatagatagataaaaagtaaaatttaaagctCACTGACatgctgggtgtggaggcacatggctttaatcctagcacttaggaagcagaggcaggcgggtctctgtgagttccaggccagcctggcctacaaagtaagtccaggacaggcaaaggctacacagagaagccctgtcttgggaaaaaaaaaaaaaaaaaaaaaaaatatatatatatatatatatatatatatatatatatatatacacacacacacaaacacacacatacacacacacacacacacacacacacacacacacacacacacacacacacacacacacacacacacacacacacacacacctcggcTAGACAGCAAGtccaaaaccagcctgggcagctctcaaaattaaatgtaaaacgGGCCCTAAATTCAGCGGTAGAATTCTTGCCTGGCATTGTTGTGCTGGGTTCAGCCCCTCTGGCTCTGGGGAAAGTGGCCCACTGACCTCAATTGTGTAGCTTTTTCCATAGAAAATAAGTCAGAAGATGTGGGGAGGagtgaggggcggggaggggggcgcggtgtgtgtgcgcgcgcgcatcaAGTTCAGGACTCAGACTCAGTTGATAAGGTGCTCTCTAGCCTGTTTGAAACCCTAGGCTTAATCCAACTCAGATCCAAATAAAACTGTTTTGATAGCACAAGCCTAAAATCTCAGAAATCAAGGTGGAGGCGGGAGATTAGAGGATACGTAAactcctatctcaaaaaataggTCCACCCTGCCATTATGCCTTCGTTACCCTCCCCCAGGTCCTGGAGTGGAGTCCGtccgcgccccctcccccctcccacccaaccCCCCCACCACCCTCCGGCCACCCGACCCTATCTTAGGccactttcttctgtttccatccCCACTCAGGATGACTTGTTCGCGGACCTGGCCAACCTGAGCCACCTCTTCCTCCACGGCAACCGCCTGCGGCTGCTCACGGAGCACGTGTTCCGCGGCCTGGGCAGCCTGGACCGGCTGCTGCTGCACGGGAACCGGCTGCAGGGCGTGCACCGCGCGGCCTTCCGCGGCCTCAGCCGCCTCACCATCCTCTACCTGTTCAACAACAGCCTGGCCTCGCTGCCGGGGGAGGCGCTGGCCGACCTGCCGGCGCTGGAGTTCCTGCGGCTCAACGCTAACCCCTGGGCGTGCGACTGCCGCGCTCGGCCGCTCTGGGCCTGGTTCCAGCGCGCACGGGTGTCCAGCTCCGACGTAACCTGCGCCACCCCGCCGGAGCGCCAGGGCCGGGACCTGCGCGCGCTGCGCGAGGCCGACTTCCAGTCGTGCCCGCCGCCCACGCCCACGCGGCCGGGCAGCCGCGCGCGCGGCAATAGCTCTTCCAACCACCTGTACGGCGTGGCCGAGGCAGGCGCGCCCCCGGCAGACCCGTCCACCCTCTACCGGGACCTGCCCGCCGAGGACTCGCGGGGACGCCAAGGCGGGGACGCGCCCACCGAGGACGACTACTGGGGGGGCTACGGAGGCGAGGACCAGCGGGGCGAACAGACGTGTCCCGGGGCGGCGTGTCAGGCGCCCGCAGACTCACGTGGCCCTGTGCTCTCAGCCGGGCTGTGTacccctctgctctgcctcttgatccTGGCGCCCCATCACCTCTGACTGCGGTGCTCACACGGAAGCGGCCACGGCCTTCGCCCTGACTCCCCTTCTCTGCCCCACGGAGCCCAACCTCCATCCTCGTCGCCCCTCGTTTGCAGACCCGGCCTGGCGCCTTCCCTAGTACTCCTCGCTCCTTTTCTTCCCCGGGTACCACGCTGTCTCATTTGCCTTCTGGGCTGCTCTGACTTGTGTGTGGCAACCCCTAAGATGATGTATAAGGTGGCCCATCCCCGTTCGCCCCGAGTCTAGCCATTAACCCTTCTTCCCCCATCCCAAGGCTGGGGCGGGGCACCCCAGGCAGCCTTTGCTCCTCTTTCCAGGACTAGGAGGGGCTTTTGTCTGCAGAGCACCTTCCACCAGCAGAGCCTTTGAAAGCTCCCTCCGGGAGCCTCCCGTCCTCCTCCCGGACCTTGGGAGGGATGCCTCACCAGGCTGCTCCTGGAGCCTGCTTAACCTGATCCCTTCAGCCTCCTGACACAGGAGGAATACTTCTCCTAAGTCTACCCAGGACACTTTTTAGGGTGCCTGGAGAGAGTTTCCTCTCCACCATGGCCCCTGTGTGGTGAAGATCAAAAGAAGTTGTTTGGgggaaattttattaaaaaattctattattttatctCCTGTAAGACTTTTCCCGCCCCCTCAAGACTTCAAAAGCAGCCCAgtagtgatggtgcatgcctttatgcctttaatcccagcacttaggaggcagaggcaggtggatctctgtgagttcgaggccagcctggtctacaaagtgagttccaggacacccagggctgttatacagagaaatccctgtctggaaaaagaagcCTCAAAAGCTGTAGGGTCTAGATCTGTGTTTAAGGGTTGGAGGACTAGAGATGGAGGGGCCCTCTCAGAATTTCCTGGTGCACGGCCTTGAGGGTAGCTTCACCTCACCTGGGCCTCAAGGTCACTGTGGCCCTCCTGAGGCCTCTGTTTCTTGCTTGAGTCACCTGGATGTTAAGGATGTGTGCTGATGGCACCAATTTGCCCTGGAGAAGCAGCTACTCCGGCCCTGAAGTGTTTGGTGGCCGAGCAACCAGCCTGGCCAAGTGGCCTCCAGGGAAGAAATGCATCGCCTACCTTCCCCTGCAAGGAGGAGTAACGTAGATAAACATGGGCACAACCTGCCTAAACACGGCTTTGAGCCTATCTGGGAAAGGCACGCCTTCCTGGTGGAACACAGTGACACCACAATTGTTGGAAAGAGCAGAAACTAAGACTAGATTTCAGCCGTGTTTGCAATTCTTTGTTGAACGCTCCTTGTGAGGTACTTAGCATACACAGCTATGCTTAGTATCCTGCAGCCATccactctttctccctttgcTCCGGTGAGGTAGACGCCTTTACAGGTGGACCCAGCCAAGGAAGCAGTTCTCTGAGCAGATTAGAAGAAATTAAGAGGTTAAGGTGATCAGGGAAAAGGATTTCAAGTGGCTAGAACCTCCCTCTCTTGGGCAAGAAAAGAGAGGCCGGGGCAGGCCTAGCTTGGGCTCAAAACTCATCAGATGGAAGAGATCCAGGACCAGAATTGAGGATGTAGCCTGGGAGGTGAGACTGGCAAAGACAGGAGGGGGCTGAGTGCTAGGGTTTCAGGACTCAGATGCTCCTGGGATTCtagaaacaccaccaccaccaccaccacctccaccagtGATGTGCAGGGATAGTCAGAAGAGGGAGGCGTAGACACAGCAAGGAGTCAGCATCCACATCCTGTAGCGGAAAGACTTTAGATAGAAATGtgaaatgggggaggggccagtGAGAGCAGAGGTCAGAACTGGTGAGCTCTGAGCTGAGGTCTTATGAGGGCCCAGTGTCAGGCTGGCTCTGAGGAGGTTCATGAGTGGGAGCGGGGAGGGGATgaggttgcggggggggggggggggggcggggagatgcAAGCTAGCAAAGTGCTGTGTTGGAGGAGGGGCTTCTGGtccagggcggggggggggggagtatgcTGGTAAATCCGAGGCAGGCTGTCCAGGTCACAGAATTATCGTTGTGAAATATTCATGGGCCTTCGGTCCAGATGCTATTTCAGAACAAGGAGAGCAAGAGGACTGTGTGAGAGCCTCAGGAAGAAGCCTAGAGCAGTGCTGCACCCCTGCTGGCCCCCACGGCACCACCACCAGTCCAGACAGACCAAGGGACGCCTGTCACGTGCACGCCCACACTCTCCctcatacacgcgcacacacacacacacacaatggagctTTGTGGCACGTGTAAGCACACCAGCCACCCACGGGTCCCACAAACAGGCGGATGCACCCCAGATATGGACAGGATACGCTCACCCGGGACCCCCACCCGCTCACCtgggacccccacccccagcaagcTCACAAGCTCAGAAGCCCAGCTTCTCCAAACAATCCAGGTTGACAGCCGTGAGCCATATTACCTCAAAATAGAAGAGACGGGCAAAGCCATGTATACCAAACCTCCCAACACCCATGGCCTGATAAGGACACTGAGGCCAGAGGGTCCAGGAATGGACCTGACCCTGACTCCCCTAACTCCTGAAGGAAACAAAATCCATTCATTTCTCACACTCCATGAGCATGTCCCCGTTCTGCACGCTtcggttgttgttggttttttttttttttttttttttttctttagacaccCAATGCAGTTGGCGGTAGCTCCTCCTTTCTCTAATCTCCTGTGTCTCTTCAGTTCCCAAGTccccctcctggcctctgtcCATGTCTTTCTATCCCTACCACCTCCCCGCCGAAGCTCCTCATTACCTCATGCCTAGGATATAAACGAAAATGGAAGTCATCTCTACTCTGCTTTCCAGCagtttcccacccaccccccagccccctccaaCCCAGTCTATCCTCAGTGACCAGATTCAAGGTAAAAACATCTTATCCAGGAATCCCAGGGGTTTCTTCATCAAGAAGCAACTACTTCCTCAAGCCTCCACCCTCACCCTCGCTGGCCAGCAGCCAGCCCTCTCTCTAAAGCTTGAATGCCTGTGTCCACCTGGCCACCTGGTTTGGTACGCTAGAAACCCCAGAGATCCACTTTGAATGCTCCCTAAAGCCCTTTTCATCTCTCCCAAAACAAAGAgactcctccctgctctcctcagatCACGGACTCCAGAGCCCTTCCTCAAAGCCAACACTGCACCTCCCCGCCCACAAGCCAGGGCTCTCTACTGCCCTTCATAGCATAGAGAAGATGAAGCAGCCCAGAGGCTGCCCCCTACTGGCCATCGTGGGAAGCACAGACAGGCTTTGTCATCACAAAACTGCAGAGTGAGCATGCAATCGCCCAGGGAGAGGACTAGAAGGACGCCAGATGACAAGCTTTATAAGCCCTTAAGCTTCTCAGGTGCTTACACCcagagtgggggtgagggtgttTTCAGCTCGGTTTTCTGAGCAGCTGGCTCCCTGCTTTAGATCTGTAATCTGTTCGAGAGCTCTTCTATAAAACATGTCGAGTGGGCTTCCAGGACCCTGTAGAAGGGACAGTTGGCCACAAAAGCAGGCCTAGTCCAGGTGGCAGGCCCAAGGTCCGGCTGGGGCCAGGTTTCTCTATGAATTTTTAATGCTTCCAGCCAAACCTGTCAGATGTCCTGAAACCTGAGTATCCATCTCTTCCATCTGTACCAGATGTCCTTGTCCGTCCCACTGCTCCTGGGGAGTGGGCCAGGGAGAAGGCCCCGGGGACAGCTATGCTCGCGGAAAGTGCTTGGTTTGGGGGAGTACAAGGTTCTTACACTTCCTGGCTTTGTGACCTCGGCAGATTACTTCTCCTGATATCCCTTTTTGGTGATATTGTTGGTTTGGGCATCTGGAagtggggggtggtgggtggcGGGGCAGAGTCCCCGACATAACGGAGTGGCAGTGGGGACAAGCACCCAACAGGCCatggggaaggagaaatggccTATGTATTTGTGGGTACCATCTTCCTCTAAGGCCTGCCCCTTCTCTTGCTTTCTCCTACCCCTAGGAGTAgctctgttgctttgttttgagagtGGGACTCTAGCTGGTTTTGGTATTCCTTGTCACCTCCAAGTAACCCGAGCCTCAAAAATCCTCCCAAGAACTACagatgagaagagagacagaggttAAGAAGTGGGCAAGGCTGGCTGAGCAAAAAAGTAAACAATTGAAAAGCTGAGGAGTGGAGACGGGAACTGCTGAGGTGGGGCAGCACCCAGCCCAGAGAAGAGCCAGGTCCAGATTcactcttcctgtttgttttcatttttttgagacaaggtttctctgtgtagccttggatgtcccgggcttgctttgtagaccaggctagctcagaactcgcagagatctgcctgcctctgtctccccaagtgctggctttttttttttaagtctttcaagacaaggtctctctgtgtagccttgactatcctggactcgatttgtagaccaggctggcctcgaactcacagcgatccgcctgcctctgcctcccaagtgctgggattaaaggcgtgcgccaccacaccctgctcttcCCCCCTCTGTCCCtacccctttctttcctctcctcttctctatgTCAAATATCATCACACCAGAACGAGACAGCCACAGTGTTCAGGGGGAGGGGCTGTGTGAGGAAGTGGGTCCCTATTTTTCCAGTCCATTCAGCTCCTGCACGGAGGTTCTAAA
This window encodes:
- the Rtn4rl2 gene encoding reticulon-4 receptor-like 2 gives rise to the protein MLPGLRRLLQGPASACLLLTLLALPPAAPSCPMLCTCYSSPPTVSCQANNFSSVPLSLPPGTQRLFLQNNLIRSLRPGTFGPNLLTLWLFSNNLSTIYPGTFRHLQALEELDLGDNRHLRSLEPDTFQGLERLQSLHLYRCQLSSLPGNIFRGLVSLQYLYLQENSLLHLQDDLFADLANLSHLFLHGNRLRLLTEHVFRGLGSLDRLLLHGNRLQGVHRAAFRGLSRLTILYLFNNSLASLPGEALADLPALEFLRLNANPWACDCRARPLWAWFQRARVSSSDVTCATPPERQGRDLRALREADFQSCPPPTPTRPGSRARGNSSSNHLYGVAEAGAPPADPSTLYRDLPAEDSRGRQGGDAPTEDDYWGGYGGEDQRGEQTCPGAACQAPADSRGPVLSAGLCTPLLCLLILAPHHL